A single Dasypus novemcinctus isolate mDasNov1 chromosome 4, mDasNov1.1.hap2, whole genome shotgun sequence DNA region contains:
- the TNK2 gene encoding activated CDC42 kinase 1 isoform X27, with product MGERSAYQRLGRSEEGQQRLGSSSMQPEEGTGWLLELLSEVQLQQYFLRLRDDLNVTRLSHFEYVKNEDLEKIGMGRPGQRRLWEAVKRRKAMCKRKSWMSKVFSGKRLEAEFPPPHSQSALRKTSPTPGGPAGEGSLQSLTCLIGEKDLRLLEKLGDGSFGVVRRGEWDAPSGKTVSVAVKCLKPDVLSQPEAMDDFIREVNAMHSLDHRNLIRLYGVVLTPPMKMVTELAPLGSLLDRLRKHQGHFLLGTLSRYAVQVAEGMGYLESKRFIHRDLAARNLLLATRDLVKIGDFGLMRALPQNDDHYVMQEHRKVPFAWCAPESLKTRTFSHASDTWMFGVTLWEMFTYGQEPWIGLNGSQILHKIDKEGERLPRPEDCPQDIYNVMVQCWAHKPEDRPTFVALRDFLLEAQPTDMRALQDFEEPDKLHIQMNDVITVIEGRAENYWWRGQNTRTLCVGPFPRNVVTSVAGLSAQDISQPLQNSFIHTGHGDSNPRHCWGFPDRIDELYLGNPMDPPDLLSVELSTSRPTQHHPGRAKKPTYDPVCEDQDPLSSDFKRLGLRKPGLPRALWLAKPSARVPGTKAGRGSGAEVTLIDFGEEPVAPAARPCAPSLARLAMDACSLLDKTPPQSPTRALPRPLHPTPVVDWDARPLPPPPAYDDVAQDEDDFEVCSINSTLVGLGVPAGPSQGETNYAFVPEQARLPPPLEDNLFLLPQGGSKPPSSAQTAEIFQALQQECMRQLQVPAGSLASSPSPAGDDKPQVPPRVPIPPRPTRPRGELSPAPLGEEETGQWPGPASPPRVPPREPLSPQGSRTPSPLVLPGSSPLPPRLSSSPGKAMPTTQSFASDPKYATPQVIQAPGPRAGPCILPIVRDGKKISSTHYYLLPERPPYLERYQRFLRETQSPEETAPLPVPLLLPPPSTPAPAAPTATVRPMPQAAPDPKANFSSNNSNSGARPPTLRAAARLSQRGCPGDGPEAGRPADKIQTVEQLFGLGLRPRGECHKVLEMFDWNLEQAGCHLLGSCGPAHHK from the exons ATGGGGGAAAGATCTGCTTACCAGCGCCTGGGCAGGAGCGAGGAGGGCCAGCAG AGGCTGGGGAGCAGCAGCATGCAGCCAGAGGAGGGCACAGGCTGGCTCCTGGAACTGCTATCCGAGGTGCAGCTGCAGCAGTACTTCCTGCGGCTCCGCGACGACCTCAATGTTACCCGCTTGTCCCACTTTGAGTACGTCAAGAATGAGGACCTGGAGAAGATTGGCATGGGCCGGCCTG GCCAGCGGCGGCTGTGGGAGGCTGTGAAAAGGCGAAAGGCCATGTGCAAGCGCAAGTCTTGGATGAGCAAG GTGTTCAGTGGAAAGCGGCTGGAGGCTGAGTTCCCCCCTCCTCACTCTCAGAGCGCCCTCCGAAagacctcccccaccccagggggCCCAGCAGGGGAGGGGTCCCTGCAGAGCCTCACCTGCCTCATCGGGGAGAAGGACCTGCGCCTCTTGGAGAAGCTGGGAGATGGCTCCTTCGGCGTGGTGCGCAGGGGCGAGTGGGACGCCCCCTCGGGGAAGACG GTGAGTGTGGCTGTGAAGTGCCTGAAACCGGACGTGCTAAGCCAGCCGGAAGCCATGGACGACTTCATCCGGGAGGTCAACGCCATGCACTCGCTCGACCACCGCAACCTCATCCGCCTCTACGGCGTGGTGCTCACGCCGCCCATGAAGATG GTGACAGAGCTGGCGCCTCTGGGCTCGCTGCTGGACAGACTGCGCAAGCACCAGGGCCACTTCCTCCTGGGGACTCTGAGCCGCTATGCTGTGCAGGTGGCTGAGGGCATGGGCTACCTGGAGTCCAAGCGCTTTATTCACCGCGACCTGGCTGCCCGCAATCTGCTGCTGGCCACCCGGGACCTGGTCAAGATCGGGGACTTCGGGCTGATGCGAGCACTGCCCCAGAACGATGACCACTACGTCATGCAGGAGCATCGCAAGGTGCCCTTTGCCTG GTGTGCCCCCGAGAGCCTGAAGACACGCACCTTCTCCCATGCCAGCGACACCTGGATGTTTGGGGTGACGCTGTGGGAGATGTTCACCTATGGCCAGGAGCCCTGGATTGGCCTCAATGGCAGTCAG ATCCTGCACAAGATTGACAAGGAGGGGGAGCGCCTGCCCCGACCCGAGGACTGTCCCCAAGACATCTACAACGTCATGGTGCAGTGCTGGGCTCACAAGCCAGAGGACAGACCCACCTTCGTGGCCCTTCGGGacttcctgctggag GCCCAGCCCACGGACATGCGGGCCCTGCAGGACTTTGAGGAGCCGGACAAGCTGCACATCCAGATGAATGACGTCATCACAGTCATCGAGGGGAG GGCCGAGAATTACTGGTGGCGTGGGCAGAACACGCGGACGCTCTGTGTGGGACCCTTCCCTCGCAACGTGGTGACCTCCGTGGCCGGCCTGTCTGCCCAGGACATCAGCCAGCCCCTGCAGAACAGCTTCATCCACACGGGACATGGCGACAGCAACCCCCGCCACTGCTGGGGCTTCCCTGACAGGATCGACGA GCTGTATCTGGGAAACCCCATGGACCCTCCCGACCTGCTAAGTGTGGAACTGAGCACCTCACGACCCacccagcaccacccaggaaggGCGAAAA AACCCACCTACGACCCCGTGTGTGAGGACCAAGACCCCTTGTCCAGCGACTTCAAGAGGCTGGGCCTGCGGAAGCCAGGCCTGCCCCGAGCGCTGTGGCTAGCGAAGCCCTCGGCCCGCGTGCCGGGCACCAAGGCTGGCCGTGGCAGCGGGGCTGAGGTCACGCTAATAGACTTCGGCGAGGAGCCCGTGGCCCCGGCCGCACGACCCTGCGCGCCCTCCCTGGCACGGCTGGCCATGGACGCCTGCTCCTTGCTGGACAAGACCCCGCCCCAGAGCCCCACGCGGGCCCTGCCGCGGCCCCTGCATCCCACGCCTGTGGTGGACTGGGACGCGCGCCCCttgcccccgccccctgcctaCGATGACGTGGCCCAAGATGAGGATGACTTTGAGGTCTGCTCCATCAACAGCACCCTGGTGGGCCTCGGGGTCCCTGCTGGGCCCAGCCAGGGTGAGACCAATTACGCCTTCGTGCCTGAGCAGGCGCGGCTCCCACCTCCCCTGGAGGACAATTTGTTCCTCCTGCCCCAGGGTGGGAGCAAGCCGCCCAGCTCAGCCCAGACCGCAGAGATCTTCCAGGCGCTGCAGCAGGAGTGCATGCGGCAGCTGCAGGTCCCAGCTGGCTCGCTGGCCTCCTCGCCCAGTCCGGCAGGCGACGACAAGCCTCAGGTGCCCCCGCGGGTGCCCATCCCCCCGCGGCCCACGCGCCCACGCGGCGAGCTGTCTCCAGCCCCCTTGGGCGAGGAAGAGACAGGGCAATGGCCCGGACCTGCCTCTCCTCCCCGGGTGCCTCCCCGGGAGCCCCTGTCCCCGCAAGGCTCGCGAACCCCCAGTCCCCTCGTGCTCCCAGGCAGCTCCCCGCTGCCACCCCGGCTCTCCAGCTCGCCCGGTAAGGCCATGCCCACCACCCAGAGCTTCGCCTCAGACCCCAAGTATGCCACGCCCCAGGTGATCCAGGCGCCTGGCCCCCGGGCCGGTCCCTGCATCCTGCCCATCGTCCGAGACGGCAAGAAGATTAGCAGCACCCACTACTACCTGCTGCCGGAGCGCCCACCCTACCTGGAGCGCTACCAGCGCTTCCTGCGGGAGACCCAGAGCCCCGAAGAGACAGCGCCCCTGCCTGTGCCCCTGCTGCTGCCCCCACCCAGCACCCCGGCCCCCGCTGCCCCCACTGCCACTGTGCGGCCCATGCCCCAGGCTGCCCCAGACCCCAAGGCCAACTTCTCCTCCAACAACAGCAACTCGGGGGCCCGGCCACCAACCCTGAGGGCCGCTGCTCGGCTGTCGCAGAGGGGCTGCCCAGGGGACGGGCCAGAGGCTGGACGGCCGGCAGACAAGATCCAGACG GTGGAGCAGCTCTTTGGGTTGGGTCTGCGGCCACGGGGCGAGTGCCACAAAGTGCTGGAGATGTTTGACTGGAACCTGGAACAAGCCGGCTGCCACCTCCTGGGCTCATGCGGCCCTGCCCACCACAAGTGA
- the TNK2 gene encoding activated CDC42 kinase 1 isoform X15 yields the protein MGERSAYQRLGRSEEGQQRLGSSSMQPEEGTGWLLELLSEVQLQQYFLRLRDDLNVTRLSHFEYVKNEDLEKIGMGRPGQRRLWEAVKRRKAMCKRKSWMSKVFSGKRLEAEFPPPHSQSALRKTSPTPGGPAGEGSLQSLTCLIGEKDLRLLEKLGDGSFGVVRRGEWDAPSGKTVSVAVKCLKPDVLSQPEAMDDFIREVNAMHSLDHRNLIRLYGVVLTPPMKMVTELAPLGSLLDRLRKHQGHFLLGTLSRYAVQVAEGMGYLESKRFIHRDLAARNLLLATRDLVKIGDFGLMRALPQNDDHYVMQEHRKVPFAWCAPESLKTRTFSHASDTWMFGVTLWEMFTYGQEPWIGLNGSQILHKIDKEGERLPRPEDCPQDIYNVMVQCWAHKPEDRPTFVALRDFLLEAQPTDMRALQDFEEPDKLHIQMNDVITVIEGRAENYWWRGQNTRTLCVGPFPRNVVTSVAGLSAQDISQPLQNSFIHTGHGDSNPRHCWGFPDRIDELYLGNPMDPPDLLSVELSTSRPTQHHPGRAKKPTYDPVCEDQDPLSSDFKRLGLRKPGLPRALWLAKPSARVPGTKAGRGSGAEVTLIDFGEEPVAPAARPCAPSLARLAMDACSLLDKTPPQSPTRALPRPLHPTPVVDWDARPLPPPPAYDDVAQDEDDFEVCSINSTLVGLGVPAGPSQGETNYAFVPEQARLPPPLEDNLFLLPQGGSKPPSSAQTAEIFQALQQECMRQLQVPAGSLASSPSPAGDDKPQVPPRVPIPPRPTRPRGELSPAPLGEEETGQWPGPASPPRVPPREPLSPQGSRTPSPLVLPGSSPLPPRLSSSPGKAMPTTQSFASDPKYATPQVIQAPGPRAGPCILPIVRDGKKISSTHYYLLPERPPYLERYQRFLRETQSPEETAPLPVPLLLPPPSTPAPAAPTATVRPMPQAAPDPKANFSSNNSNSGARPPTLRAAARLSQRGCPGDGPEAGRPADKIQTLQAMVHGVTTEECQAALQSHGWSVQRAAQYLKVEQLFGLGLRPRGECHKVLEMFDWNLEQAGCHLLGSCGPAHHK from the exons ATGGGGGAAAGATCTGCTTACCAGCGCCTGGGCAGGAGCGAGGAGGGCCAGCAG AGGCTGGGGAGCAGCAGCATGCAGCCAGAGGAGGGCACAGGCTGGCTCCTGGAACTGCTATCCGAGGTGCAGCTGCAGCAGTACTTCCTGCGGCTCCGCGACGACCTCAATGTTACCCGCTTGTCCCACTTTGAGTACGTCAAGAATGAGGACCTGGAGAAGATTGGCATGGGCCGGCCTG GCCAGCGGCGGCTGTGGGAGGCTGTGAAAAGGCGAAAGGCCATGTGCAAGCGCAAGTCTTGGATGAGCAAG GTGTTCAGTGGAAAGCGGCTGGAGGCTGAGTTCCCCCCTCCTCACTCTCAGAGCGCCCTCCGAAagacctcccccaccccagggggCCCAGCAGGGGAGGGGTCCCTGCAGAGCCTCACCTGCCTCATCGGGGAGAAGGACCTGCGCCTCTTGGAGAAGCTGGGAGATGGCTCCTTCGGCGTGGTGCGCAGGGGCGAGTGGGACGCCCCCTCGGGGAAGACG GTGAGTGTGGCTGTGAAGTGCCTGAAACCGGACGTGCTAAGCCAGCCGGAAGCCATGGACGACTTCATCCGGGAGGTCAACGCCATGCACTCGCTCGACCACCGCAACCTCATCCGCCTCTACGGCGTGGTGCTCACGCCGCCCATGAAGATG GTGACAGAGCTGGCGCCTCTGGGCTCGCTGCTGGACAGACTGCGCAAGCACCAGGGCCACTTCCTCCTGGGGACTCTGAGCCGCTATGCTGTGCAGGTGGCTGAGGGCATGGGCTACCTGGAGTCCAAGCGCTTTATTCACCGCGACCTGGCTGCCCGCAATCTGCTGCTGGCCACCCGGGACCTGGTCAAGATCGGGGACTTCGGGCTGATGCGAGCACTGCCCCAGAACGATGACCACTACGTCATGCAGGAGCATCGCAAGGTGCCCTTTGCCTG GTGTGCCCCCGAGAGCCTGAAGACACGCACCTTCTCCCATGCCAGCGACACCTGGATGTTTGGGGTGACGCTGTGGGAGATGTTCACCTATGGCCAGGAGCCCTGGATTGGCCTCAATGGCAGTCAG ATCCTGCACAAGATTGACAAGGAGGGGGAGCGCCTGCCCCGACCCGAGGACTGTCCCCAAGACATCTACAACGTCATGGTGCAGTGCTGGGCTCACAAGCCAGAGGACAGACCCACCTTCGTGGCCCTTCGGGacttcctgctggag GCCCAGCCCACGGACATGCGGGCCCTGCAGGACTTTGAGGAGCCGGACAAGCTGCACATCCAGATGAATGACGTCATCACAGTCATCGAGGGGAG GGCCGAGAATTACTGGTGGCGTGGGCAGAACACGCGGACGCTCTGTGTGGGACCCTTCCCTCGCAACGTGGTGACCTCCGTGGCCGGCCTGTCTGCCCAGGACATCAGCCAGCCCCTGCAGAACAGCTTCATCCACACGGGACATGGCGACAGCAACCCCCGCCACTGCTGGGGCTTCCCTGACAGGATCGACGA GCTGTATCTGGGAAACCCCATGGACCCTCCCGACCTGCTAAGTGTGGAACTGAGCACCTCACGACCCacccagcaccacccaggaaggGCGAAAA AACCCACCTACGACCCCGTGTGTGAGGACCAAGACCCCTTGTCCAGCGACTTCAAGAGGCTGGGCCTGCGGAAGCCAGGCCTGCCCCGAGCGCTGTGGCTAGCGAAGCCCTCGGCCCGCGTGCCGGGCACCAAGGCTGGCCGTGGCAGCGGGGCTGAGGTCACGCTAATAGACTTCGGCGAGGAGCCCGTGGCCCCGGCCGCACGACCCTGCGCGCCCTCCCTGGCACGGCTGGCCATGGACGCCTGCTCCTTGCTGGACAAGACCCCGCCCCAGAGCCCCACGCGGGCCCTGCCGCGGCCCCTGCATCCCACGCCTGTGGTGGACTGGGACGCGCGCCCCttgcccccgccccctgcctaCGATGACGTGGCCCAAGATGAGGATGACTTTGAGGTCTGCTCCATCAACAGCACCCTGGTGGGCCTCGGGGTCCCTGCTGGGCCCAGCCAGGGTGAGACCAATTACGCCTTCGTGCCTGAGCAGGCGCGGCTCCCACCTCCCCTGGAGGACAATTTGTTCCTCCTGCCCCAGGGTGGGAGCAAGCCGCCCAGCTCAGCCCAGACCGCAGAGATCTTCCAGGCGCTGCAGCAGGAGTGCATGCGGCAGCTGCAGGTCCCAGCTGGCTCGCTGGCCTCCTCGCCCAGTCCGGCAGGCGACGACAAGCCTCAGGTGCCCCCGCGGGTGCCCATCCCCCCGCGGCCCACGCGCCCACGCGGCGAGCTGTCTCCAGCCCCCTTGGGCGAGGAAGAGACAGGGCAATGGCCCGGACCTGCCTCTCCTCCCCGGGTGCCTCCCCGGGAGCCCCTGTCCCCGCAAGGCTCGCGAACCCCCAGTCCCCTCGTGCTCCCAGGCAGCTCCCCGCTGCCACCCCGGCTCTCCAGCTCGCCCGGTAAGGCCATGCCCACCACCCAGAGCTTCGCCTCAGACCCCAAGTATGCCACGCCCCAGGTGATCCAGGCGCCTGGCCCCCGGGCCGGTCCCTGCATCCTGCCCATCGTCCGAGACGGCAAGAAGATTAGCAGCACCCACTACTACCTGCTGCCGGAGCGCCCACCCTACCTGGAGCGCTACCAGCGCTTCCTGCGGGAGACCCAGAGCCCCGAAGAGACAGCGCCCCTGCCTGTGCCCCTGCTGCTGCCCCCACCCAGCACCCCGGCCCCCGCTGCCCCCACTGCCACTGTGCGGCCCATGCCCCAGGCTGCCCCAGACCCCAAGGCCAACTTCTCCTCCAACAACAGCAACTCGGGGGCCCGGCCACCAACCCTGAGGGCCGCTGCTCGGCTGTCGCAGAGGGGCTGCCCAGGGGACGGGCCAGAGGCTGGACGGCCGGCAGACAAGATCCAGACG CTGCAGGCCATGGTGCATGGGGTGACCACAGAGGAGTGCCAGGCGGCCCTGCAGAGTCACGGCTGGAGCGTGCAGAGGGCTGCCCAGTATTTGAAG GTGGAGCAGCTCTTTGGGTTGGGTCTGCGGCCACGGGGCGAGTGCCACAAAGTGCTGGAGATGTTTGACTGGAACCTGGAACAAGCCGGCTGCCACCTCCTGGGCTCATGCGGCCCTGCCCACCACAAGTGA
- the TNK2 gene encoding activated CDC42 kinase 1 isoform X19 translates to MPAARRFPGLELSFPLLARLRRRLYTRLGSSSMQPEEGTGWLLELLSEVQLQQYFLRLRDDLNVTRLSHFEYVKNEDLEKIGMGRPGQRRLWEAVKRRKAMCKRKSWMSKSALRKTSPTPGGPAGEGSLQSLTCLIGEKDLRLLEKLGDGSFGVVRRGEWDAPSGKTVSVAVKCLKPDVLSQPEAMDDFIREVNAMHSLDHRNLIRLYGVVLTPPMKMVTELAPLGSLLDRLRKHQGHFLLGTLSRYAVQVAEGMGYLESKRFIHRDLAARNLLLATRDLVKIGDFGLMRALPQNDDHYVMQEHRKVPFAWCAPESLKTRTFSHASDTWMFGVTLWEMFTYGQEPWIGLNGSQILHKIDKEGERLPRPEDCPQDIYNVMVQCWAHKPEDRPTFVALRDFLLEAQPTDMRALQDFEEPDKLHIQMNDVITVIEGRAENYWWRGQNTRTLCVGPFPRNVVTSVAGLSAQDISQPLQNSFIHTGHGDSNPRHCWGFPDRIDELYLGNPMDPPDLLSVELSTSRPTQHHPGRAKREPPPRPPQPAIFTQSKWGCFRRLGPRPRPSSPLLPPLILEEPTYDPVCEDQDPLSSDFKRLGLRKPGLPRALWLAKPSARVPGTKAGRGSGAEVTLIDFGEEPVAPAARPCAPSLARLAMDACSLLDKTPPQSPTRALPRPLHPTPVVDWDARPLPPPPAYDDVAQDEDDFEVCSINSTLVGLGVPAGPSQGETNYAFVPEQARLPPPLEDNLFLLPQGGSKPPSSAQTAEIFQALQQECMRQLQVPAGSLASSPSPAGDDKPQVPPRVPIPPRPTRPRGELSPAPLGEEETGQWPGPASPPRVPPREPLSPQGSRTPSPLVLPGSSPLPPRLSSSPGKAMPTTQSFASDPKYATPQVIQAPGPRAGPCILPIVRDGKKISSTHYYLLPERPPYLERYQRFLRETQSPEETAPLPVPLLLPPPSTPAPAAPTATVRPMPQAAPDPKANFSSNNSNSGARPPTLRAAARLSQRGCPGDGPEAGRPADKIQTAMVHGVTTEECQAALQSHGWSVQRAAQYLKVEQLFGLGLRPRGECHKVLEMFDWNLEQAGCHLLGSCGPAHHKR, encoded by the exons ATGCCGGCAGCCCGTCGCTTCCCTGGCCTAGagctctccttccctctcctggcCAGACTGCGGCGCCGCCTGTACACC AGGCTGGGGAGCAGCAGCATGCAGCCAGAGGAGGGCACAGGCTGGCTCCTGGAACTGCTATCCGAGGTGCAGCTGCAGCAGTACTTCCTGCGGCTCCGCGACGACCTCAATGTTACCCGCTTGTCCCACTTTGAGTACGTCAAGAATGAGGACCTGGAGAAGATTGGCATGGGCCGGCCTG GCCAGCGGCGGCTGTGGGAGGCTGTGAAAAGGCGAAAGGCCATGTGCAAGCGCAAGTCTTGGATGAGCAAG AGCGCCCTCCGAAagacctcccccaccccagggggCCCAGCAGGGGAGGGGTCCCTGCAGAGCCTCACCTGCCTCATCGGGGAGAAGGACCTGCGCCTCTTGGAGAAGCTGGGAGATGGCTCCTTCGGCGTGGTGCGCAGGGGCGAGTGGGACGCCCCCTCGGGGAAGACG GTGAGTGTGGCTGTGAAGTGCCTGAAACCGGACGTGCTAAGCCAGCCGGAAGCCATGGACGACTTCATCCGGGAGGTCAACGCCATGCACTCGCTCGACCACCGCAACCTCATCCGCCTCTACGGCGTGGTGCTCACGCCGCCCATGAAGATG GTGACAGAGCTGGCGCCTCTGGGCTCGCTGCTGGACAGACTGCGCAAGCACCAGGGCCACTTCCTCCTGGGGACTCTGAGCCGCTATGCTGTGCAGGTGGCTGAGGGCATGGGCTACCTGGAGTCCAAGCGCTTTATTCACCGCGACCTGGCTGCCCGCAATCTGCTGCTGGCCACCCGGGACCTGGTCAAGATCGGGGACTTCGGGCTGATGCGAGCACTGCCCCAGAACGATGACCACTACGTCATGCAGGAGCATCGCAAGGTGCCCTTTGCCTG GTGTGCCCCCGAGAGCCTGAAGACACGCACCTTCTCCCATGCCAGCGACACCTGGATGTTTGGGGTGACGCTGTGGGAGATGTTCACCTATGGCCAGGAGCCCTGGATTGGCCTCAATGGCAGTCAG ATCCTGCACAAGATTGACAAGGAGGGGGAGCGCCTGCCCCGACCCGAGGACTGTCCCCAAGACATCTACAACGTCATGGTGCAGTGCTGGGCTCACAAGCCAGAGGACAGACCCACCTTCGTGGCCCTTCGGGacttcctgctggag GCCCAGCCCACGGACATGCGGGCCCTGCAGGACTTTGAGGAGCCGGACAAGCTGCACATCCAGATGAATGACGTCATCACAGTCATCGAGGGGAG GGCCGAGAATTACTGGTGGCGTGGGCAGAACACGCGGACGCTCTGTGTGGGACCCTTCCCTCGCAACGTGGTGACCTCCGTGGCCGGCCTGTCTGCCCAGGACATCAGCCAGCCCCTGCAGAACAGCTTCATCCACACGGGACATGGCGACAGCAACCCCCGCCACTGCTGGGGCTTCCCTGACAGGATCGACGA GCTGTATCTGGGAAACCCCATGGACCCTCCCGACCTGCTAAGTGTGGAACTGAGCACCTCACGACCCacccagcaccacccaggaaggGCGAAAA GGGAGCCTCCACCTCGCCCTCCTCAGCCTGCCATCTTCACTCAGAGTAAGTGGGGCTGCTTTCGACGCCTTGGCCCTCGCCCCcgcccttcctctcctctccttcctcctctcatCCTGGAAG AACCCACCTACGACCCCGTGTGTGAGGACCAAGACCCCTTGTCCAGCGACTTCAAGAGGCTGGGCCTGCGGAAGCCAGGCCTGCCCCGAGCGCTGTGGCTAGCGAAGCCCTCGGCCCGCGTGCCGGGCACCAAGGCTGGCCGTGGCAGCGGGGCTGAGGTCACGCTAATAGACTTCGGCGAGGAGCCCGTGGCCCCGGCCGCACGACCCTGCGCGCCCTCCCTGGCACGGCTGGCCATGGACGCCTGCTCCTTGCTGGACAAGACCCCGCCCCAGAGCCCCACGCGGGCCCTGCCGCGGCCCCTGCATCCCACGCCTGTGGTGGACTGGGACGCGCGCCCCttgcccccgccccctgcctaCGATGACGTGGCCCAAGATGAGGATGACTTTGAGGTCTGCTCCATCAACAGCACCCTGGTGGGCCTCGGGGTCCCTGCTGGGCCCAGCCAGGGTGAGACCAATTACGCCTTCGTGCCTGAGCAGGCGCGGCTCCCACCTCCCCTGGAGGACAATTTGTTCCTCCTGCCCCAGGGTGGGAGCAAGCCGCCCAGCTCAGCCCAGACCGCAGAGATCTTCCAGGCGCTGCAGCAGGAGTGCATGCGGCAGCTGCAGGTCCCAGCTGGCTCGCTGGCCTCCTCGCCCAGTCCGGCAGGCGACGACAAGCCTCAGGTGCCCCCGCGGGTGCCCATCCCCCCGCGGCCCACGCGCCCACGCGGCGAGCTGTCTCCAGCCCCCTTGGGCGAGGAAGAGACAGGGCAATGGCCCGGACCTGCCTCTCCTCCCCGGGTGCCTCCCCGGGAGCCCCTGTCCCCGCAAGGCTCGCGAACCCCCAGTCCCCTCGTGCTCCCAGGCAGCTCCCCGCTGCCACCCCGGCTCTCCAGCTCGCCCGGTAAGGCCATGCCCACCACCCAGAGCTTCGCCTCAGACCCCAAGTATGCCACGCCCCAGGTGATCCAGGCGCCTGGCCCCCGGGCCGGTCCCTGCATCCTGCCCATCGTCCGAGACGGCAAGAAGATTAGCAGCACCCACTACTACCTGCTGCCGGAGCGCCCACCCTACCTGGAGCGCTACCAGCGCTTCCTGCGGGAGACCCAGAGCCCCGAAGAGACAGCGCCCCTGCCTGTGCCCCTGCTGCTGCCCCCACCCAGCACCCCGGCCCCCGCTGCCCCCACTGCCACTGTGCGGCCCATGCCCCAGGCTGCCCCAGACCCCAAGGCCAACTTCTCCTCCAACAACAGCAACTCGGGGGCCCGGCCACCAACCCTGAGGGCCGCTGCTCGGCTGTCGCAGAGGGGCTGCCCAGGGGACGGGCCAGAGGCTGGACGGCCGGCAGACAAGATCCAGACG GCCATGGTGCATGGGGTGACCACAGAGGAGTGCCAGGCGGCCCTGCAGAGTCACGGCTGGAGCGTGCAGAGGGCTGCCCAGTATTTGAAG GTGGAGCAGCTCTTTGGGTTGGGTCTGCGGCCACGGGGCGAGTGCCACAAAGTGCTGGAGATGTTTGACTGGAACCTGGAACAAGCCGGCTGCCACCTCCTGGGCTCATGCGGCCCTGCCCACCACAA GCGCTGA